A stretch of Aristophania vespae DNA encodes these proteins:
- a CDS encoding helix-turn-helix domain-containing protein, which translates to MKPWFENLSIPPDRSWLLFDRQLPEFSFNWHYHPQYELTYTLNSEGLRFVGDSVEAYGQNDLVLIGPNLPHAWLSRSLIDANQHHHHAIVCWFSQEWVNSLLSFMPELKNIQSILAKARRGLHFSPEFAASMSDDFLQLRALPPEEQLFSFLKILLRLSQTSAYMPLSTGRISHDVIAKDRLRMERILTWLHDHYDAPLRLAPLTKLVHLTDSQIQRIFKRSTHMSISQYIAHLRLEKSCQLLSQTDLPLNHIALKCGFSDAAHFSRQFRLLKNMPPSHYRAQFHHSERSERGDQRLSHKALHTTETELNAIKDAAKTGVR; encoded by the coding sequence ATGAAACCCTGGTTTGAAAATTTATCCATTCCTCCTGATAGATCCTGGCTTCTTTTTGATCGACAGCTCCCAGAATTCTCTTTTAACTGGCATTATCACCCTCAATATGAACTCACTTACACACTAAATAGTGAAGGATTACGTTTTGTAGGTGATTCAGTTGAAGCGTACGGTCAGAATGACCTTGTACTTATAGGGCCTAACCTGCCTCATGCCTGGCTTTCACGTTCTCTCATTGACGCTAACCAGCACCATCACCATGCAATTGTATGTTGGTTTTCTCAGGAATGGGTCAATTCTCTTTTAAGCTTTATGCCTGAACTAAAAAATATTCAGTCAATTTTAGCAAAAGCACGGCGTGGCCTTCATTTTAGCCCAGAATTTGCTGCAAGCATGAGTGATGATTTTCTCCAGCTTAGAGCCTTACCACCAGAAGAGCAGCTTTTTTCTTTTCTCAAAATTCTTTTGCGCCTCAGCCAAACCTCCGCTTATATGCCTTTAAGCACCGGGCGTATATCACATGACGTTATTGCTAAAGATCGCTTGAGGATGGAGCGTATTTTAACGTGGTTGCACGATCATTATGACGCTCCACTCCGTCTTGCTCCCCTGACAAAATTAGTTCACCTCACTGATAGCCAAATACAACGCATTTTTAAGCGCAGTACTCACATGTCTATCAGCCAATATATTGCCCATTTGCGTTTGGAAAAATCATGCCAGCTCCTTTCACAAACTGATCTGCCCTTAAATCATATTGCCCTTAAATGTGGTTTTAGTGATGCCGCTCACTTTTCAAGGCAGTTTCGCTTACTAAAAAATATGCCACCTTCACATTATCGTGCGCAATTTCATCATTCTGAACGTTCAGAAAGAGGCGACCAGCGATTAAGCCATAAGGCATTACACACCACAGAAACAGAACTTAACGCCATTAAAGACGCAGCTAAAACAGGCGTTAGATAA
- a CDS encoding heavy metal translocating P-type ATPase, producing MAAPSTMDFTIDGMSCAACARRLERVLNNLDHVEASVNFAASQAQIRAQKGKSLPKIEVIVKAIKDAGFEGQPSQQIRQEDIQKRFSDHYHGVVRDFLIALFCTLPLMLMMLPGLHHILPRWSQFLLASIVQFWCARRFYRQAWASLRNKAANMDVLVVLGTLTAYISSALIMFLGSSQSIYFDTSTMIITLILLGRLLEMRARHQAGAGIESLLKLQPRIAHKEYNNEVIECSIDDLRVGDHLIVRPGEAIPVDGIILSGESEIDESFLTGEAFPVLRKKDDKIYAATLNGNGILRFRATEIGAQTTLSRITRLVEQAQGSKANIQRLADRVSAIFVPVVLAIALITFIGNWILLSSLSHALIRTVSVLVVACPCALGLATPAALMVGTARGARAGILFRDAQALERSRHITTMVFDKTGTLTQGKPSLTDIVTIDGSDKETILSLSYALEKDSEHPFAEAVRHDVKEKNISPVELDKVQAVPGKGIKALSKAGETILLGTPLFLSEHNIELPEKDFKKLEEKAQSVVILAKNSKAIGFLCFEDELRPESHYVIETLLKSHIEPVILTGDQDIVARSVAQKLGIEKVFASILPDQKAREITRLRDENHIVAMVGDGINDAPALAAAHLSFAMGSGAAAALESADIVLVKNGLNTLLDALSLSKATLSRIKQNLFFAFIYNVLSLPLAAFGYLTPVLAASLMALSSVSVVCNALWLNRWSPLSERSE from the coding sequence ATGGCTGCCCCTTCCACAATGGATTTTACCATTGACGGCATGAGTTGCGCAGCATGTGCGCGGCGTTTAGAGCGTGTTCTAAATAACCTGGATCATGTTGAGGCAAGTGTTAATTTTGCTGCTTCGCAAGCGCAGATTCGAGCTCAAAAAGGTAAGTCACTTCCGAAAATAGAAGTGATTGTCAAAGCAATTAAGGATGCAGGGTTTGAGGGGCAGCCCTCTCAACAAATACGCCAGGAAGACATACAAAAACGATTTTCAGATCATTATCACGGGGTTGTAAGAGATTTTCTCATAGCCCTTTTTTGTACTTTACCATTAATGCTTATGATGTTGCCGGGGCTACATCATATTTTGCCACGTTGGAGCCAGTTTCTTTTGGCGTCTATCGTGCAGTTTTGGTGTGCCAGGCGCTTTTATCGTCAAGCCTGGGCTTCATTGCGCAATAAAGCGGCTAATATGGATGTTCTCGTGGTTCTGGGAACGTTAACAGCCTATATTTCTAGCGCTCTTATAATGTTTTTGGGTAGCTCCCAGTCAATTTATTTCGATACCAGTACAATGATTATAACACTCATTTTACTGGGGCGCCTACTTGAAATGCGTGCGCGTCATCAGGCGGGAGCAGGTATTGAAAGCCTTTTAAAACTTCAACCCAGAATAGCTCATAAAGAATATAATAACGAAGTTATAGAATGTTCTATCGATGATCTTCGGGTAGGAGATCATCTTATTGTAAGACCAGGCGAAGCCATACCAGTTGATGGAATTATTTTGTCTGGTGAGTCAGAAATTGATGAGTCTTTCCTTACAGGTGAAGCTTTTCCTGTTTTGAGAAAGAAAGATGATAAAATTTATGCAGCAACGCTTAATGGCAATGGTATTCTACGTTTCAGGGCGACGGAAATAGGGGCGCAAACAACTCTTTCTCGTATTACGAGGTTGGTTGAGCAGGCACAGGGATCCAAGGCTAATATTCAACGCTTGGCTGATCGGGTGTCTGCTATATTCGTGCCAGTTGTTCTGGCGATAGCTCTGATAACATTTATAGGTAACTGGATTTTATTATCTTCATTGTCACATGCCCTTATTAGGACAGTTTCTGTTCTGGTTGTGGCTTGCCCGTGTGCTCTAGGTTTGGCAACGCCAGCGGCTCTGATGGTCGGTACGGCGCGTGGGGCACGAGCTGGTATTTTATTTCGTGATGCGCAGGCTTTGGAGCGTTCGCGTCATATAACAACGATGGTTTTTGATAAAACGGGAACCCTGACACAAGGAAAACCAAGTTTAACTGATATTGTCACTATTGATGGTTCTGATAAAGAAACAATTTTATCTTTGTCCTATGCCTTGGAAAAGGATTCAGAGCACCCATTTGCCGAAGCTGTCAGACATGACGTAAAAGAGAAAAATATTTCGCCTGTGGAATTAGATAAAGTTCAGGCTGTGCCGGGAAAAGGTATAAAGGCCTTATCGAAGGCGGGCGAAACTATTCTTTTAGGAACGCCTTTATTTTTATCAGAACATAATATTGAACTACCAGAAAAAGACTTCAAAAAATTAGAGGAAAAGGCACAGTCTGTCGTTATTTTGGCAAAAAACAGTAAAGCCATTGGTTTTTTATGTTTCGAAGATGAGCTGCGTCCTGAGTCTCATTACGTTATAGAAACTTTATTAAAGTCTCACATTGAGCCTGTTATCCTTACAGGAGACCAGGATATAGTAGCACGATCAGTTGCTCAAAAGCTGGGTATCGAAAAAGTTTTTGCATCTATTCTGCCAGACCAGAAAGCGCGTGAGATTACGAGATTGCGTGATGAAAATCACATAGTGGCTATGGTTGGAGATGGCATTAACGATGCTCCGGCTCTTGCTGCCGCTCATTTGAGTTTTGCCATGGGTAGTGGTGCCGCTGCTGCCCTAGAAAGTGCTGATATTGTTTTAGTAAAAAATGGTTTAAATACGTTGCTTGATGCACTTTCTCTTTCAAAAGCAACATTGAGCCGTATTAAGCAAAATCTTTTCTTTGCTTTTATTTATAATGTGCTTTCTTTGCCTTTAGCTGCTTTTGGTTATCTAACGCCTGTTTTAGCTGCGTCTTTAATGGCGTTAAGTTCTGTTTCTGTGGTGTGTAATGCCTTATGGCTTAATCGCTGGTCGCCTCTTTCTGAACGTTCAGAATGA
- the hisG gene encoding ATP phosphoribosyltransferase: MTEKQSAPLILALPKGRILKALRPVLLHTGLDPASDCLDESSRRLRFPTANKDLDVVRVRSFDVATFVAYGGADIGVCGADVLMEFDYPDLYAPLDLGIGACRISVARLKESAAEAPEGKSRLRVATKYPTIARRHFASRAINAEIVHLHGAMELAPSLDMADVIVDLVDTGSTLKANGLEEIETIAHVTSRLIVNRIALKTRPEEIGVLIERFRSALLSSTQ, encoded by the coding sequence ATGACAGAAAAGCAGAGCGCGCCTTTAATTCTCGCTCTTCCTAAAGGGAGAATACTAAAAGCCCTGCGTCCTGTTTTACTGCATACAGGCCTTGATCCAGCATCTGACTGTCTTGATGAAAGCAGCCGCCGCCTTCGTTTTCCGACAGCTAATAAAGATTTGGACGTCGTAAGAGTAAGATCTTTCGATGTTGCAACCTTTGTTGCATATGGTGGTGCTGATATTGGTGTTTGTGGCGCAGATGTGCTGATGGAGTTTGATTATCCTGACCTTTATGCGCCTCTTGATCTCGGGATAGGGGCATGCCGTATTTCTGTCGCACGACTTAAGGAAAGTGCTGCTGAGGCCCCAGAGGGAAAATCTCGCCTGCGTGTTGCGACCAAATATCCAACCATTGCGCGCCGCCATTTTGCCTCTCGGGCTATTAATGCCGAAATTGTGCATCTTCATGGTGCAATGGAACTTGCCCCTTCATTGGATATGGCAGATGTCATTGTGGATCTCGTCGATACGGGATCAACACTTAAAGCTAATGGATTAGAAGAAATAGAGACGATTGCCCATGTGACGAGCCGTCTTATCGTCAACCGAATTGCTTTAAAGACGAGGCCTGAAGAAATTGGTGTCCTGATTGAGCGTTTCCGCTCTGCGCTTTTATCTTCAACGCAATAA
- the gmk gene encoding guanylate kinase translates to MSQSFRRGVCLVIAAPSGAGKSTIAQALRDTDNNLFTSVSVTTRSPRPGEKEGEHYYFRDLATFRQMAENGELLEWAEVFGRGYGTPRAPIEKALAQGKDVILDIDWQGFRLMKKALPEDVVGLFILPPSLDVLESRLRGRQSDSEEEIAKRMMAAEDEISHWSEFDYVVVNQELEKAIEEARSVLMASRLATERCSMAKTFL, encoded by the coding sequence ATGAGCCAGAGCTTCCGCCGTGGGGTATGTTTAGTTATTGCCGCACCATCAGGAGCCGGTAAATCAACAATAGCTCAGGCTTTGAGAGATACCGATAATAATTTATTCACCTCGGTTTCTGTTACAACACGGTCCCCCCGCCCAGGGGAGAAAGAAGGCGAGCATTATTATTTTCGTGATTTAGCAACATTTCGTCAAATGGCAGAAAATGGCGAGCTTTTAGAATGGGCTGAGGTTTTTGGCCGGGGCTATGGGACTCCGCGTGCCCCTATTGAGAAGGCTTTAGCCCAAGGCAAGGATGTTATTTTGGACATTGACTGGCAGGGTTTTCGTTTAATGAAAAAAGCCTTACCGGAAGACGTTGTTGGGCTATTTATACTTCCACCTTCATTAGATGTTCTTGAGTCGCGTCTCAGAGGGCGGCAATCTGATAGTGAAGAAGAAATTGCAAAACGTATGATGGCAGCAGAAGATGAAATCTCTCATTGGTCAGAATTTGATTATGTTGTGGTCAATCAGGAGCTTGAAAAAGCAATAGAAGAGGCTCGTTCTGTTCTTATGGCCTCGCGTTTAGCGACAGAACGCTGCTCCATGGCAAAGACTTTTCTTTAA
- the pqqB gene encoding pyrroloquinoline quinone biosynthesis protein PqqB, giving the protein MIKVIILGASAGGGFPQWNSAAPACLKAHQGVGAKARTQASIAVSADGENWFLLNASPDLRQQILSTPALHHKGSLRGTPIQGVILTNAEIDAVIGLLTMREREPFTLMGSASTLRQLDANPIFEALDREIVTRRVLPLQHPFPLACKNGISSGLTLEAFTVPGKAPLYAEKEGTRSDDTLGISISDGNKTLIFIPGCAEITPEIVDRVAKADLVFFDGTLWQDDEMIRAGLSPKTGHRMGHVSVNGEDGPLRHLANCTIPQKVFIHINNSNPILLENSQERQAVEQAGWIVAEDGMTFQLEVA; this is encoded by the coding sequence ATGATAAAGGTCATTATCCTGGGAGCATCTGCTGGTGGAGGCTTTCCGCAGTGGAATTCGGCAGCGCCGGCCTGTTTGAAGGCCCATCAGGGAGTAGGCGCCAAAGCGCGAACACAAGCCTCCATTGCCGTAAGTGCTGATGGGGAAAACTGGTTTTTACTCAATGCCTCGCCCGATTTGCGGCAACAAATTCTCTCTACACCAGCCTTACATCATAAAGGCTCATTACGGGGAACACCCATTCAGGGCGTGATTCTCACAAATGCTGAGATTGATGCAGTGATTGGCCTTTTGACAATGAGGGAAAGAGAGCCTTTTACCCTCATGGGAAGTGCCTCTACTTTAAGGCAGCTTGATGCCAATCCAATCTTTGAAGCACTTGACCGTGAAATTGTTACACGCAGAGTTCTGCCTCTTCAGCATCCTTTCCCGCTAGCCTGCAAAAACGGAATCTCTTCTGGTCTGACATTAGAAGCCTTTACAGTGCCGGGAAAAGCACCGCTTTATGCTGAAAAAGAAGGAACACGGTCCGACGATACGCTGGGCATTTCTATCTCAGACGGGAACAAAACCCTGATCTTTATTCCAGGATGTGCCGAAATTACGCCTGAAATTGTGGACCGGGTTGCAAAAGCTGATCTGGTCTTTTTTGATGGTACATTATGGCAGGATGATGAGATGATCCGTGCAGGGTTAAGCCCTAAGACAGGCCATAGAATGGGCCATGTATCTGTCAATGGAGAGGACGGTCCGCTTCGTCATTTGGCAAATTGCACCATACCTCAAAAAGTTTTTATTCATATCAATAATTCCAACCCGATATTACTTGAAAATAGTCAGGAACGTCAGGCTGTTGAGCAAGCGGGCTGGATCGTTGCCGAAGACGGCATGACATTTCAGCTGGAGGTCGCATGA
- the pqqC gene encoding pyrroloquinoline-quinone synthase PqqC: MTNPLTPDALEAELRKIGAERYHNRHPLHKAMYAGNLTKGQLQAWALNRYYYQAMIPVKDALLLARLPTPELRREWRRRIEDHDGHEPNTGGIARWFKLTDGLGLDRDYVMSLKGLLPATRFAVEAYVHFVRDRSLLAAIASSLTELFSPTIIPERMEGMLKNYDFISEDTMAYFKPRLTQAPRDSEFALSYVKEHATTIEQQQEVLQALEFKCSVLWTLLDALDYAYVEGNIPPGAFVPDRS; encoded by the coding sequence ATGACAAACCCTCTTACCCCTGATGCACTTGAAGCAGAACTTCGTAAAATTGGTGCAGAGCGCTATCACAACAGGCACCCCCTGCACAAAGCCATGTATGCTGGAAATTTAACAAAAGGTCAGCTTCAGGCCTGGGCACTGAATCGCTATTATTATCAGGCGATGATTCCTGTGAAAGATGCTCTTTTATTAGCGCGGCTTCCTACACCTGAATTACGCCGCGAATGGCGACGTCGTATCGAGGATCACGATGGGCATGAACCCAATACAGGCGGGATTGCACGCTGGTTTAAACTAACAGATGGGTTGGGACTGGACCGTGATTATGTCATGAGCCTCAAAGGTCTTTTACCTGCAACACGCTTTGCTGTTGAGGCTTATGTTCATTTTGTGCGTGATCGCTCGCTTTTAGCAGCTATTGCTTCTTCTCTAACTGAGCTTTTCTCTCCAACAATCATTCCCGAACGTATGGAGGGCATGCTCAAAAATTACGATTTCATTTCTGAAGACACAATGGCTTATTTCAAGCCCCGCCTCACTCAGGCTCCGCGTGATTCAGAATTTGCTCTTTCTTATGTTAAAGAACATGCAACAACCATTGAACAGCAACAAGAGGTGCTGCAAGCTTTGGAATTTAAATGTTCTGTCTTATGGACCCTTTTAGATGCTCTCGATTACGCTTATGTAGAAGGGAACATCCCTCCTGGGGCCTTTGTACCGGACAGATCATAA
- the pqqD gene encoding pyrroloquinoline quinone biosynthesis peptide chaperone PqqD, protein MLTESCCLKFTRGHRLQHDKVRDLWLIQAPEKAFIADNIAAATLNLIDGERSIADIINQLALEYQAPRDIITKDVLSLLSDLHSKGILSQ, encoded by the coding sequence ATGCTTACTGAGAGTTGCTGCTTAAAATTTACGCGTGGTCATCGTCTTCAACACGATAAAGTGCGTGATTTATGGTTAATCCAGGCCCCTGAAAAGGCTTTTATTGCTGATAATATTGCCGCGGCAACTCTCAATTTAATTGATGGTGAAAGAAGCATTGCTGATATCATCAATCAGCTTGCCCTAGAATATCAAGCCCCAAGAGACATCATCACCAAAGATGTATTATCTTTGCTCTCTGATCTGCACAGCAAAGGAATATTATCGCAATGA
- the pqqE gene encoding pyrroloquinoline quinone biosynthesis protein PqqE — protein sequence MSYSPSPLGPVPPPMSLLAEITHRCPLSCPYCSNPLELERKAQELSTESWKRVLNEAAELGILQVHFSGGEPMARPDLPELIAHARSLNLYTNLITSGVLLTDEAMDILDKAGLDHIQLSFQDSRAKEADMMSGFTNVQPRKLEAAKRIHRAGLPLTLNFILHRGNIEQLPDMFDLARELKAIRVEMANVQYYGWALENRAALLPSLPQLEAAQIIIDRELAKGGLAIDYVTPDYYATRPKPCMGGWGRRFLNISPSGRVLPCHAAETIPDLVFDNVEEKPLKEIWENGSAFQLFRGTEWMPEPCASCDRKEIDWGGCRCQALALTGKAQNTDPVCSLSPHHNIIEKALSEANEEQETSLIYRRFRTS from the coding sequence ATGAGCTATAGTCCTTCGCCATTGGGGCCAGTTCCACCGCCTATGAGCCTATTGGCTGAGATTACCCACAGATGCCCTTTATCCTGCCCTTATTGCTCTAATCCGCTTGAACTTGAACGTAAGGCACAGGAGCTTTCAACTGAAAGCTGGAAACGTGTTTTAAACGAGGCAGCAGAACTTGGTATTTTGCAGGTGCATTTTTCCGGCGGTGAGCCTATGGCAAGGCCAGATTTGCCCGAACTTATTGCTCATGCACGAAGTCTCAACCTCTATACAAATCTTATTACCTCAGGGGTTTTATTAACTGATGAGGCTATGGATATCCTTGATAAAGCTGGACTAGACCACATTCAGCTTTCCTTTCAAGATAGCCGGGCCAAAGAAGCAGACATGATGAGTGGTTTTACAAACGTACAACCACGAAAACTTGAAGCAGCAAAGCGTATTCATCGAGCAGGTTTGCCCCTTACTTTAAATTTTATTCTTCATAGAGGTAATATTGAGCAATTACCCGACATGTTTGACCTTGCTCGTGAATTAAAGGCCATACGTGTAGAAATGGCCAATGTTCAATATTATGGATGGGCATTAGAAAATAGAGCCGCTTTACTTCCAAGCCTGCCCCAACTTGAAGCCGCGCAAATAATAATTGACCGTGAACTTGCTAAAGGCGGGTTGGCCATTGATTACGTAACACCAGATTATTACGCCACAAGACCTAAACCTTGCATGGGTGGATGGGGGCGCCGTTTTTTAAATATTAGCCCTTCTGGCCGTGTTTTACCCTGCCATGCTGCTGAAACAATCCCCGACCTTGTTTTTGATAATGTAGAAGAAAAACCCCTTAAAGAGATTTGGGAAAATGGTTCTGCCTTCCAACTCTTTCGCGGAACAGAATGGATGCCAGAACCATGCGCAAGCTGTGATCGCAAAGAAATAGACTGGGGCGGTTGCCGATGCCAGGCTTTAGCCCTGACAGGCAAAGCTCAGAATACTGACCCTGTATGTAGCCTATCGCCCCATCATAATATTATCGAAAAAGCCTTATCAGAAGCTAACGAAGAGCAGGAAACGTCTTTGATTTATCGCCGCTTTAGAACTTCATAG
- a CDS encoding glycosyltransferase family 8 protein has translation MSFDNRNGYAQHAYSVINSILAHTSNHKDINIFVIYGSDLPLSKINEISRNFSERVSVSFLKIDSCFLDNLELEDNYLTKSAYNRLLVQDVLPDNVHRIIYLDTDILVCDDIVELWNIDLHDHVIGAIPDIYSVGNDKRLFGRASDGLYINSGVMLLDLELAQKRYGRLSSYFAKVFYEHKDKVKYHDQDILNLAFHNKILQLPLRWNVPGLLYYFWPRLPKDLLDEENNDFPRDELIFSLNNPGIIHFIEDRKPWKRNCFNPFKRLYWRYRAQNIQFKPSIEQRFCIWNNVFTWRAGTFAVASGKKIHHIHARSKWLALKQTFKSMKF, from the coding sequence ATGTCGTTTGATAATCGTAATGGTTATGCTCAACATGCTTATAGTGTTATAAACTCTATATTGGCACATACCAGCAATCATAAAGATATTAATATTTTTGTTATTTACGGGAGCGATTTACCATTATCAAAGATAAATGAAATTAGTCGTAATTTTTCTGAAAGAGTGAGCGTAAGTTTTTTAAAGATAGATAGCTGTTTTTTAGATAATCTAGAGTTAGAAGATAATTATTTGACAAAAAGCGCCTATAATCGCCTGTTAGTTCAGGATGTTTTGCCAGATAATGTGCATAGAATAATATATTTAGATACAGACATTTTAGTTTGTGATGACATTGTTGAGTTATGGAATATCGATCTTCATGATCATGTTATTGGGGCAATACCAGATATTTATTCCGTAGGAAATGACAAACGGCTTTTTGGAAGAGCTTCAGACGGTCTTTATATAAATAGCGGTGTTATGTTGTTAGATTTGGAGCTGGCACAGAAACGCTATGGTCGTTTATCAAGTTATTTTGCCAAAGTGTTTTATGAACATAAAGATAAAGTAAAATATCACGACCAAGATATTCTTAATTTAGCTTTTCATAACAAAATTTTACAGCTTCCTTTGCGCTGGAATGTTCCAGGGTTGCTTTATTATTTTTGGCCAAGATTGCCAAAAGATCTACTTGATGAAGAAAATAATGATTTTCCGCGAGATGAACTCATATTTAGCTTAAATAATCCGGGGATTATACATTTTATTGAAGATCGCAAACCATGGAAGCGTAACTGTTTTAATCCTTTTAAACGGCTTTATTGGCGCTATAGAGCTCAAAATATTCAGTTTAAACCATCAATAGAACAACGGTTTTGTATCTGGAATAATGTTTTTACGTGGCGAGCAGGGACGTTCGCTGTAGCTTCTGGAAAGAAGATTCATCATATCCATGCCCGCAGTAAGTGGCTTGCCTTGAAGCAAACCTTCAAATCTATGAAGTTCTAA
- a CDS encoding DUF4422 domain-containing protein — protein sequence MVTACIYLPFEKEASIIKRDLFNSIPQEWVKSEAGHNEGFFHHLKTSRGFLDQLYAVWKHNQCDYVGFSYNDVFLSLAGREYDKDIAKAGITQSDSRSFKWRENDLLSVIKVSENFIPRLYALEDISVVQDGDTIASFYKRKTGKDRSLKQLSELIKKAYPEFYASFDDVLNGKTLIPCNVFFLQRNLLNEYCEFLFGLLEKISFSSYQDEYVDYYLLSLILFTTYFTNGNIESLSFSAPAIYVSDYLRISNDLNSRNIVKSVLRKEKIIRYTSPKKVLYGA from the coding sequence ATGGTAACTGCCTGTATTTACCTGCCATTTGAAAAAGAGGCATCTATCATTAAGAGAGATTTATTTAACTCTATTCCGCAAGAGTGGGTGAAATCAGAAGCAGGACATAACGAAGGATTTTTTCATCATTTAAAGACCTCAAGAGGCTTTTTGGACCAGCTATATGCCGTATGGAAGCATAATCAATGTGACTATGTTGGTTTTTCTTACAATGATGTGTTTTTATCTCTGGCAGGTAGAGAGTATGATAAGGATATTGCAAAGGCAGGCATAACGCAAAGTGACAGTCGGTCCTTTAAATGGAGAGAAAATGATCTCCTTTCTGTCATTAAAGTTAGTGAAAATTTTATACCTAGATTATACGCGTTAGAAGACATTTCTGTTGTTCAGGATGGTGATACGATTGCGTCTTTCTATAAAAGAAAAACTGGAAAGGACAGGAGTTTAAAGCAGCTTTCTGAGCTTATAAAAAAAGCATATCCAGAATTTTATGCAAGCTTTGATGACGTTCTAAATGGGAAAACTCTGATACCTTGCAATGTTTTTTTTCTGCAACGGAATTTGCTTAATGAATATTGTGAGTTTTTGTTTGGTTTGTTGGAAAAAATAAGTTTTTCTAGTTATCAAGATGAGTATGTTGATTATTATTTACTATCATTAATATTATTTACGACTTATTTTACTAATGGCAATATAGAATCATTAAGCTTTTCAGCTCCTGCCATATATGTAAGCGACTATTTGCGTATTTCTAACGATCTGAATTCACGAAATATTGTTAAGTCAGTTCTGAGAAAAGAAAAAATTATACGCTACACTTCTCCAAAAAAAGTTCTTTATGGGGCGTGA